Sequence from the Fusobacterium sp. IOR10 genome:
ATATAAAGCTTGGTTTATTAAAATCTAATCCCTTCTCATATATATTTTTTTTAGACCAATCTCTAACCATTAACGGTTCTTTATTTGGTAAATTTGCTTTCATTTGAAAGTTTGTTTTTGGTAGATTTAATGTTTTACCATAATCATTTTTTTCCATTTAATTCTCCTCCTTGAGTATATTTAAAGTTATTTTAACGGTTGTTCCAATTTCTGGTTTAGAGTAAATTTTAACTACTCCCTTACAATCTTTTATTACCCTTTTCACAAGAGAAAGTCCAAGTCCTGGAGCATCCTTCTTATGAGTAATAAATGGCTGAAAAACTAAATCTAAGTTTTCCTCTGATATTCCTATTCCATTATCCTTTATATCTATTTTAAGTTTATTTGAATGTTTATCTCTAATTACTACAATATCAATTTTTTTGATTACCTTATTATTTTGCATAACTGCATCATAGGCATTTTTTAATAATTCCATAAATACCCTTCTAAGCCTTTTATTATTCCCTAAAATATCCCCAGTATAACTTATAAATGAAGATATTAAAACCTTATTATTTTCAGGTAAAGATAATTTAAACTCAGAAATTACTTCAGGAATCAAATGTTCTATATTAACTTCTTCTAGTTTTTCTCTATCTAAAGGATTTGAGTATTCTATTAAGACTTTATTAATTTGTTTCATTTGTTCCACTCTTCCTTCAAGAGTTTTAATATTTTCCGCTATGTTTTTATAGTCTCTATTTTTAGTATCTTCCAATATTTTCAACAAATTATTAAGAGCCTCTTCTCTGTTGTTTAAGAATCTCTCTGCTACTTTACTTATTGTAGTATTTCGTTCTAATTCTATTTTTTCTTCTTCTTCCACTTTACTTCTAAATTTTATGGAAATATTCATCAAAAGCAATTTTAGTAATTCCATATCTTCTTCTGATATCTTTTTTTCCTTTATATAATAATCAAATACCATAACCCCAGTGTAATAATCTATATTGTATACTGGAAATATTAAAAAGTTATTTAATCCTAAACTATTAAATAAATCATTTCCTAAATTATGTTTATATCCCTTACTATTATAATATTTTATTTCTCTATCCTTTAAGGCACCAGAAATTATATTATCCTCTGAGAAAGGTATTTTTATAAGTTGAATTATTTCTTCTAATTCTTTTATCTGGAAATTAAATCCAGATTTTTTTTCTTTTAAAATATCATTATTTATATCTAGAATATGAGAATTTATTTTGGCTTTTTCCCCAATAAGAGCATCTCTTTCCCTACTGTATCTAAAAAACATTCCCCTACTGAAACCAAGCCCTAATTCTGATATAAATGCAGTCATTACTTTTTGTACAATTTTAGTTACATCTTCTTCTGTTTGAACCTCTAGTATTAACTGTTCTATAGTATTCATTTTTCTTAAATTTTCTTTTAACTTTATATTTCTTTGCTTCAATGTTCTTTGATTATCTTCTAATTTTCTAAGCATTTTTCTTATGGCCACTGCTAAAGTTTTTATTTCTCCATTGGTATTTTCTAGTTTTATTCTAGTTGAATAATTTCCATCACTGATTCTTTCTGCAGACTCTGTGATATCCTTTAATGGAAGTAATAGTTTCTTTAACATTTTTCCAAATATTGTTGTACTTAATGTTACTAGAGTTATTACAATAATTGTTATAAATAATCCTATTATAAATTTTGTAGTGAATAATTTCTCCCTTGAAATAGCAACTCCAAAACATCCTATATTCTCATTATTATAATCTTTCAAGGCTAAAATCCCCATATAATAAGGGATTTTCCCAATCTTCTTTTTACTATAATAATATTTATATTTGTTTTCCTTTAAAGTTTTTAAATTTTGTGGATTTATTATTTCCTTATCTAAATTTTCTTTGAAATCTCCAGTTATATATGAATCCCCAATAAAAGCAAAAATTTTATCTGATGACCCTAGCTCAATATATTGTTTAATATATTGTAGAATGTTCAATTCAAAGGGAATAGATGCTAAAATATACTCTTTTCTTTTATTTATATTATTTTTATAAGAATATATTATCCTAGAATAAACTTGTTTATCCTCTTTTACAATATAACTCTCTTGAGCTCTAAATCCTCCCAATCTCTTTCCAGAAACAATTATATTTTTATCAAATATATGCTTTTTTCCAGTAAAACCTAATATTTCTCCTTTGTCATTTAGCATAGCTATTTCTATTTTATAATATTTTTGAAAATTTTCCTTTACAAGTTCATTTTTCAAAATATAAGAAAGTATTTTATAATTACTATTATTTTGTCTTAAACGAGTAAAATCATCTTCCCTAGAAATTTTGTTGATATCTTCTCTAACACTAGTTATATAATTGTTATAAGCTTTCTCAACTATATATATCTTTTCACGGGACATATCAACTAACCTTGATTCCATATCTTCATATGTTATGAAGGTTGTTATCATGGCTACCACTAAAGATGTTATTATTATCGCTATATTATTGTAAAATACTATTTTTACAAGAAGAGAATCTCTATTTATTTTCATAATATTTCCTCTTAAATATAATTATTTTGTCTTCCTTGTTAACCCAACTCTTTGTCTGTTCATATCAATGTCTTTTACTTTTACTTTTATTATTTGACCAACTGAAAGTACTTTACTAGGATCACTTATAAATCTGTCTGAAATTTCAGAAATATGTAATAATGCATCATTTTTTAATCCTATATCAACAAAGGCTCCAAATTTAACTACATTTCTTACTGTTCCTTCTAGTTCCATACCTGCTTTTAAATTATCTATTTTTAATATATCTGATTTTAAAAGGGGTCTAGCTAACTCATCTCTAGGATCTCTTCTATCCTTAATTAAAGCATCATAAATATCTTTTACAGTTTCATTTCCATATTCCTTTTCCTTTGCAAAATTTTCTATGTTAAATGCTTTTAATTTCTCTCTACTTTCATCTAATTTTTCTCTATATTCCTTTAAAGAAATATTATTATTTTCTAGTATTTCCTCTGCTATTTTATAAGACTCTGGATGTATTATAGTACTATCTAAAATATTTTTACCATTTTCAATTATTAAAAATCCAGCCATTTGTTCATAGGCTTTTTTCCCAACACCTTTTACTTTTAATAACTGTTTTCTGTTTTCAAAATTTCCAAATTCTTTTCTATGTTCCACAATATTTTTAGCTATATTCTTTTTTATCCCTGATACATGTTCTAACAATGCCCATGAAGCTGTGTTTACATTTATTCCAACATTATTAACAACAGATTCTATTACTTCATTTAAAGATTCTGTTAATCTTTTTTGATCAACATCATGTTGATACATTCCAACACCTATTGATTTAGGATCTATTTTAACTAATTCTCCCAAAGGATCTTGTATTCTTCTTGCTATTGAAATAGCCCCTCTTACTGTTACATCTAAATCTGGGAACTCTTCATTTGCAAGTTTTGAAGCTGAATATACTGATGCCCCTGCTTCATTTGTAATTATATATTTTGTATCCTTTTTAGCTTCCCCTATAACCTTTGCTACAAAACTTTCTGTTTCTCTAGAAGCTGTTCCATTTCCTATTGAAATAATATCTATATCATATTTTTCTATATACTTTAAAATCTTATTTTTTGTTATTTCTAAATTTTTAGGAGAATCCATTGCTTCCACTAAACGAAAAACATCATTGGCAACATAAAATCCATTTTTGTCAACTATAGCTACTTTGCAACCTGTTCTATATCCAGGGTCTAGTCCTAAAATATTCTTTTCTTTTAATGGTGGTTGAAGAAGAAGATTTTTTAAATTTTCTTTAAAAATATCTATAGCTTCTATCTCACTTTTATCTGTTAAAATATTTCTTACTTCTCTTTCTATTGAAGGAAGAATCAGTCTATCTAAAGCATCTTTAACTATTGATTCTTGAATTTCTTTAAGTTCTTTATTTGAAAATCCAGCTAAAAGTATATTTTCTATTTTAGTTCTTATATTATCTTCTGTTTTTATATTAACTTTTAATATATTTTCCTTTTCCCCTCTATTAAGTGCTAACACTCTGTGAGATAATATAGTTTTTATTACTTCTGAATATTCATAATAATCTGCATAAACTTTTTTTTCATCTAATTCTTCTGCTTTTTTAGTTTTTTTAGAATATACTATCCCTTCTTTCAATAAAATATTTCTTATTCTTTCTCTATATTCAGCTTGTTCAGATATTCCTTGAGCTATTATAAGTTTAGCACCCTCTACAGCTTCTTCAACTGTTGGAACTTCTTCATTAATATAATTTTTTGCATTATTTAAAAAATCATTTAAATCCTTTGCTAAATACATATATTGAGATAATGGCTCTAATCCTTTTTCTATAGCTTTATCTGCCTTTGTTTTTCTTCTTTTTTTATAAGGTAAGTATAAATCTTCCACCTCTTGTAATTTTCCAGATGATATAATTTTGTTTTTTAAATCCTCTGTTAATTTTCCTTGTTCTTCTATTGAAGATAAAACTTCCTGCTTTCTTTTTTCTAAATTTCTTAAATATGTTACTAATTTTAAAATATCCCCTATTTGATTTTCATCAAGATTTCCAGTAACTTCTTTTCTATATCTAGATATAAAGGGAACTGTTGACCCTTCATCTAAAAGTTTAATTGTACTTTCTATTTGAGAACTTTTAATTCCTAATTCTTTACTAATAATTAAAAAAAGATTATCCATATTTACTCCTTCACCAAACTATAACTGATATTTAATAAAACTATATTATTATATCATATTTTGATTTCTATTTCTATTTATAACATTTATCAAAAAAGACAACCTATAAAGGCTGTCTTATTCTTATTTATAGTATTTTGTTACTATTTTTTTAATTCTTCAAATTTAGCCCAAATTCCAGCTTTAGTTAGTAAAGATTTTACTGTTCTTGTTGGTTGTGCTCCATTTTTTAAGTGTTTTAAAATTTCTTCTTCTTTTAATTCAACTCTAGAATCTTCTAAAGGAAAATAGTTTCCTAAATATGCTATTGCTTTACCGTCTCTTTTTGATAAATTTTCCATAGCAACTACTCTGTATATTGGATTTTTGTTGCTTCCTAATCTTGTTAATCTTATTTTTAACATTTTCTCACTCCTTAGTTTTTATTTATTTTAATACTTTTTGTTAGTTATTTAAAAAAATTTATTTTTGCCTCTACCTATTCCCATTGGCATTCCTCCACCTAAATTAGGCATCTTACCTGAACTTAACATCTTCATCATATTTTTCATTTGTGAAAATTGTTTTAGTAATTTATTAATATCAGAAACATCTGTTCCACTACCCTTGGCTATTCTAATCTTTCTACTAGCCTTTAGTATATCTGGTTTTTTTCTTTCTTGTAATGTCATAGATTGTATAATTGCTTCTGTTTTTTTCATTTCTTTTTCTGCTGGAGCTAAATCTCCTAAATCAGAATTCATTCCTGGAATCATTTTCAATATACTTCCCAAGGGTCCCATTTTTTTTATTGTTTGTAGTTGTTTTAAAAAATCATTTAAATCAAATTGTTGAGTTTTTATCTTCTCTTCTAGAGATTTAATATCCTTTTCATCTACAACTTCTTGAGCTTTTTCAACAAGAGAAACAACGTCTCCCATACCTAAAATTCTTGAAGCTAATCTTTCAGGGTGAAATAATTCTAAATCTGCTATTTTTTCTCCAACCCCTACAAATTTTATAGGTTTTCCCACAACTGATTTAATGGAAAGGGCAGCTCCTCCCCTTGTATCTCCATCAAATTTTGTAAGTACTATCCCATCTATACTTAATTTATCATTAAAATTTTTAGCCAAATTAACTGCGTCTTGACCTATCATAGCATCAACTACCAATAATATCTCTTGTGGTCTTACAGCTTTTTTTATGTCCCCAAGTTCATCCATTAGATGTTCATCTATATGAAGTCTTCCTGCAGTATCTATTATCATATATGAATAATTATTTGCTCTTGCTTGTCCAAATGCTTTTTTAGATATATCAATTGGATCTTTATTTCCCTCATCTATATAAGCTGGTATATTTATTTGTTTAGCTAGCACTTCTAATTGTTTCATAGCAGCTGGTCTGTATACGTCAGCAGCTACTAAATAAGGAGTTTCTCCTTCTTTCCTAAGTCTAGCTGCAAGCTTTGCTGCAAAAGTGGTTTTACCAGCACCTTGTAATCCTGCAAGCATTATTACTGTTGGATTCTTAACTCCCTTAGTTAATCTTGAATTTGTTCCTCCAAGAAGCTCAACTAGTTCATCATTTACAATTTTTATAAATTGTTGACCTGGGTTTATCCCTTTTAAAACTTCTGTACCTATTGCCTTTTCTTGAATTTTTTTTATAAAGTCTTTAACAACTTTATAGTTTACATCTGCTTCCAGTAATGACATTTTAACTTCTTTCAAAGCTTCTTTTATATTTTCTTCACTTAATTTTCCGTGACCTCTTACTTTTTTAAAAATATCTTGAAATCTATTTCCTAAATTCTCTAACATATTTTCTCCTAATTTAATTTAATTCATCAATGATTTTTTCTAAATTGTCCTTTTCAAAATTTTCTCTTAAATTTAAAAGTTTTTTATAAATCATTCTATCCTTTTTATAAAAACCTAGTTTTTCTTCATATGTTTTTAAAATCTTAATCCCTCTTTTTATATTATCATGGACAGCTTGTCTTGTTATCCCATTTTCTTCTGCTATTTCTGTAAAAGATAAATCTTTATCAAAATATTTAATTAGATATTCTTTTTGTTTTTCACTTAATAATGGTTTGTAATACTCTAAAAGTATTCCCATTTCAATAACTTCATTTAATTCCATATAATCACCAAGATATTATAATAATTTTTCCATCCTTTGTCAAGCATTTTATATTTACAATTCAATTATTGTTTTTATATTTTTACAAATGCTATCTATAATTTCCCCTGTAATCCCCCAAATCATTTCTCCATCATAGGGATATAAAAATATTCTTCTAGCTTTCCCCCATGGTTTGCAATACATTATTGGTAATCCTAATTCCTTTGCTGGGAAGTTTATATTCTTTCCGTCCCTATTAAAAGAAGGAACATTTTCAACCATAAGCTCTTTTATTATTGGTTTGTTCTTTAAAAAATAACTTAAAGGAACTAAAAAAACCTTTTCAACTTCATCTCTATTTATATTTAATTCATTTAAGGAAAAATCCTTTATAAATCCAATATTAACCTGCACAATTACTCCTGTTGGAATAACTAAAGTTCCATATTTCCTTCTTTTTGTAATTCTGTGACTTTTTATTCCTATTTCTTCAAAGGTTTCCCTTAGGGCTGTTTCCATAGAAACTTTGTCTTTTTTATCTTTCACTCCCCCTGGGAAAGATATTTCTCCCCCTTGACTTATTTCCTTTGCTCTTTTTTCAAATAAAATATTTATCTCTCCATTAACTTCACAAAATAAAACTAAAACTGAGGAATTAACATTTCTTTCGCTTCCTATGATTATATTTTCAGACTCTTCATTATTAAAAAATTTTTCAATTATAATTTTGTTTAACATAAATTAGATCACTTCCTTGCATTATATATTATAAATATAATTTTACCATCTTAAAAGCAGAATATCCATATATTTTAAAAAAGAATCTCCATTTTTAAATGGAGATTTCTTTTTATTTTTTTTCTAATTCATTTTGGATAATTTTTTGAATTTTATCACTAAGTTCATCATATGTAGCTTCCATTTGTGGATAGACTTTTTCTAAAAATTTAATCTTAACTTCTCCTGATTTTGGATATTTTACATTTCTAGGATATAGTTCATAAGCTCCATCTATTACAAATGGTTGAATAGGAATATTTAACTCCATTGATAAAATTGCAAAAAACTTCTTGAATTTATTTAATTTACCATCATTTGTTCTTGTTCCCTCTGGAAATATAACAATATTCTTACCATTTTTCAATGCCTTTGCTAACATTTGCATTGATCCTATAAGATTTTTATTAATATCTACTAAAATAACATTGGAGTTTTCCCCTATAACCTTCATATATTTTTTCTCAAAATGTTTTAATTTTGCAAAATAATAAGTTTTGTCTAGAACTTTATTTGGTAAAGCTTGATTTAAGATAAATGCATCTAAAAAACTTTGATGATTCCCTGAAAAAATAACTGATTTATCTTTTTCTAATTTATCTAAGCCTTCCTTATTTAATTTTATATAAAATGTAAAAAAAGCTTTTAGTATATATTTAAATATTTTACCAATTTTGTTAGATTTAGGTAACTCTTCTAAGGGTAAATTATTTAATCTATCTCCCCAATTAAGTTCCACATCTAAAATTTCATTTGAATGCTTTGCCACATATTTAGATAGACCTTCCACTGTACAATGTTCTGTAAATATTTTTTCATCTATAATTACTCCAAAGTTAGCTTCTATATAGGATACAAATTCAACTATATCAAGGGAATCCATTCCTAAATCCAATTCAAAATGTGCACAAGGGGTTACCTTCTTATTTTTTAAATTTTTTATATAATTTGAAATTTTTAAATACTCTTCAAAAGTTGGTTCCTCTAAATTAGTTATTTTTTCTTCCTTTTTGGTAATTAGATCCTTTAACATAAATCTTCTTACTTTACCTATTTTTGTTTTTGGAAATTCTTCCTTACTTATTTTAATATCTAATATTTTCCTATATTTAGGAGCTATTTTATTATATTTTTCTATTATTCCTAGTTTAAAAGTTTCAACAATGTTTGTAACCTCATTTTCATGTAACTTATAAAAATCAGGATGTATTAATGCTGTTAACTTCCCTTCATAGTCCATTATTGCTATTTCCTTTATTAACTGGCTTTGGCTCATAATTTCTCTCTCTATTTCTATGGGGTTTATATTTTTACCATTGGAAAGAACTATCATCTCTTTTTTTCTTCCTGTTACATATAATTGTTTCCCTCTAACTTCTCCTAAATCACCTGTATGAAACCATCCTTCTTTATCTATTGCTAAAGCTGTTTCTTCAGGTTTGTTGTAGTAACCTTTCATTACGTTTCTTCCTTTAACAACAATTTCATTATCTTCTAAAATTTTAACTGTAATTCCTGACAATATTACCCCAGCTGATCCTGGAACTATTTTCCCAGTAGGTGTGAAGCTTATCATTGGTGCTGTTTCTGTCAAACCATATCCTTCACATATATCTATTCCTAAGGTTATAAAATCTCCAGTTACCTTAGCATCTAATTTAGAACCTCCAGAAACTAAAAATCTTATATTCCCTCCTAGTTCCATATGAACTTTTTTAAATATTTTTTTTCTTATATTTTTATTTGAAATTTTTTCTGCTATTTTAAATATTCCCCTTGTTAATTTTTTAGAATTAATTTTATCCATGATTTTTTTATGTAAAACTTCCCATAATTTTGGGACTCCAACTATCACTGTAATTTTATATTCCTTTAAAGCTTCCAACATAGCTTGGGAAGATACTTCTTTTAAAAATACTAATGTAGCTCCCTCTACCAATGGTAATATTCCAGAGCCTAATAGGGGTAATATATGGTGCATTGGAAGAAGACCTAATATTTTATCCTCTGAAATATACATTTTATATTCCCTAAGTCCTTCTATATTAACTAATAAATTATCTAAAGTTAGCATAACTCCCTTTGGTTTTCCAGTTGTTCCTGATGTGTACAGCATAATTGCAACCATATTAATATCATTTAGCTCAACTTTTAAATCAGTTCCACTGTAATCCATAGGTATATCTTCAACAATTAATATTTTTGTATTTTTTTTTGATAAGAATAGGGCCTTTTCCACTTCTTTTAATTTTTTCTTTGATGTAAATATATATTTAGGACTGCAGTCTGAAATATAATATTCTAACTCTTCCCCTGTAAAACTAGAATCTATAGTTACACATGTTCCTTCTTTATCCCATATCCCAAAAAAACTATAAATTAATTCTGGTCTATTTTCCATAAAAATCATAACCTTATCTTCTTTTTTTATGTTTAACCTTTCCCCAAATGATTTTGAGTATTTTATAATTTCTTCATATGAAATTTTATATTCATTATATATAATTCCAATTTTGTTATGCTTTTTTAAAAATATCATTAGGTTGTCTCCTTAAAATTTATTAATTTTATTCCATTAAAAATTATATCATATTTCCAATACTTTTAATATATTTACACTCTAAGTACCAATTCATATTTTGAACTTTGTTATATTATATCATAACACTATTATATTATAACTATATTACCTCTAATTTATATTGACTTTTTTCTTTAAATAATATAATCTATTAATTATTGTCACTTGAAGGAGGTAAACTTATGAGACAAATCATTCTTTATGTACTTATCCTTATTTTAGGAGCAACTTTAGTTAGAAAAAAATTGATTCCTTCTTTTATAAAAAAAAGACTTGGAATTTTACAAACAATTTCCCTTTTTATACTTTTAGGAACAATGGGCTATAAAATAGGTATAAATGAAACTATTATTAAAAATTTTAAAAACATTGGATTTCAAGCAAGTATTTTTGCCATTTCAACATGTGTATTTAGTGTCTTAATCACATTTATATTATTTAAAATTTCAAAAATATTTTTAAAAAAATCTAATATTGAAAAAAGGGGGTAAAATGTTAGGAATTATAATTTCAATTATTTCAGGGGGACTTTTAGGTTATTTTTTTCAAAATGACTATTTAACAAAAAATAGTGATTCTTTAGTTAGTGGTGGACTATGTCTTTTACTTCTTTTTGTTGGAATGGATATTGGAAATAATCAATCTCTTTTTTCAAAACTTTCTAAATTCGGAAAAAAAATTTGGTTACTACCAATTGGAACTATAATAGGTTCTTTTATAGGAGGATACATAGCCTCTTATATTACAAGTGTCCATTTAGGGGAAGGTATTGCAATTAGTATGGGACTTGGATGGTATTCTTTATCTGCTATAGAACTTTCTAAAATTAGTGCTGAACTTGGAAGTCTTGCTTTTTTAACCAATGTTATTAGAGAAGTTTTAGCTATTTTAACTATTCCCCTTGTTGCTAAATATATAGGACATTTAGAGTCTGTTTCAGTGGCTGGAGCAACATCTATGGATACTTTGCTTCCAATTATAAATAAAAGCACTTCCCCTGATATTGCTGTAATTGCTTTTTTTAGTGGAATAACTTTGTCCACAGCTGTTCCATTTTTAGTAACTGCTGCAATCGCTTTTTTCCATTTAGCTTAAATATTTTAGTTATTTTATTTCTCTACACTCTAAGTAATAACGTTTTTTACTAGCTTCCCCCATGGAAAAACTTTTTCTAGGAAGAACTCCCTTTAAAATAATTGTTTTAAATAAGTCTGATTTTTTTATTGTGTCCAAAATTATTCCCACTTTTCCATTTTTAGATAGTTCTATTGTTTCCTTTTCCCCATGAATATAATCTAAAGAACCTCCAAATTTTTCTAAATACTCATCTAAAAATATTTGTATACTTCCCACAGTTAAATTATGAATTGGATTTTTTATCTCCATCTTTTTTTTCTTTGAATCCTTTACAACAACTATACTTTGAGAAGAAAAAGCACTGGTTTTATTTTCATTACAATATTCTTCCAATTTATTTAAAAAATGATCCTGGTCAATATTAAAAACCAATCTATGTATTGCTTGAAATTTTAAAGAATCATCATGTAAATTATTTAATTCCACCAAGGGAAATCTTACTGAACTTTTTTTAGCTGCCTCTTCACCTAATTTCTCTTTTAATTTTTCATAACAACTTTTTGCTGCTGCTAAAGAATGGTTTCCATCTCCCGTTGCAAATAAAAATGGTGATATGTCTTTCATTTTATATTTTTCTTGAAAATACTTTTTATCAACTAATTTGGATAATCTGTTTTCAATTAATTTAATCTCTTTTTCACCTAATAAATATCCTTCTATATGACCACCTTTTTTCATAAGATTAAAAGAATACAATTTTTTTAATGTCTCTTTTTTATTTGAAAAATATTCTATTATTTCTTTTTTTTCATCATCTATTAAAACTAATATATGAGGTATATCTATACAAGCTCTTTCTCTAATCTTAACTCTTGGGGGCAATCTATTTACAACTGTTCCTTCTGTGGCTCTTATTAGAGAGTCTGACCCAGCATTAAAATCATATTCTTCTAAGTCCAATGCTCCAATTATTCCCTTTCTAATACTTCCATCTATTAAGGTTCTTTCCACATAAAACATAGACTCCTTATATTCATCAAAAATATTATTATCCAAATACTCTTTCATTTTAGAATGTATTTCCCTTACTTTGTTATCAAAATCAATCTTTTCTAAATATACTTCTGGAAATATAATATTATATGCAGAATTATAATCTTTAGTTATTTTAGACACATCATCCCAATATTTAATATTTGATGTAAATTGATCGCAGGCAAGTGTACTCCATTTTTCTAAGTTTTCTTTAGGTAATAATATATTTGTTTTATAAAAACCAACATTTTTCATAAATATGCTCCTTCTTTTAATATTTTTTAATCTAAATTATACCATAGTCTTTAAAATTAAAAAACCACCAACTTGCATTGGTGGTTTTAATATATATATATAATAAATAAACGGGCTTATCTGTAGAAATTTAAGAACGATGTTATTATAACTGCGTTAGTTAAATTACATATTAATCCACCTAGTAGCGGAACAATAAAGAATGCTAATTTAGAATATCCAAATTCATCACAAACTGTTTTCATTGTAGCCATTGCAACTGGTGTAGCTCCAAGTCCAAATCCATTATGTCCAACTGCCATTACAGCTGCATCATAATTTTTACCTAGGAATCTAAATGTTAATTGAGTTACAAATAAGTAAGCTAATATAACTTGACAAATTAACATAACTACCATTGGAATTGCTAATCCAGCTAATTGCCATAACTTCATTGTCATAATAGACATTGTTATAAACATTGCCAAAGATATTTCTCCAATTATATCAACAGATTGGAATACATCAGGACTTTCTCCATATATTTTTTCATAGAAATTTCTTACTAATAATCCACCAACCATACACATTACATGAATTGGTAATTTTACACCTGGAACAGCAGCTTTAAATAAGTTAAAGAAAACTGATCCAATTCCTATAGCTAAGAACATTAAAGAAACTGCAAGCATTGATCTTTTAGGATCAACCAAAGTTTTAAGTTTGCTTTCTTTTTCCATTTCTTCAATTTCTTCAGAAGAAAACTTTCCTTTAAGGTCATATTTTTCTACTAATCTTTTACCTAATGGTCCACCTACAATACATCCTGCAACAAGTCCAAATGTTGCTGCTGCTAGAGCAACTTCCATTGCTCCTGTTGCTCCCATTGCTTCTGCAACTGGTGCAAATGCTGCTGCATTTCCATGTCCACCTGTCATAGGTGTAGAACCTGTCATTAAAGCTATTAATGGATCAATATTAAATAATCTTCCTACTCCAATAGCTAAGAAGTTTTGTAGTATTTCCAATATAGCTACTAATATTGTAAATATTACAATTAATTTTCCACCTTTTTTAAGTAG
This genomic interval carries:
- a CDS encoding AMP-binding protein, which translates into the protein MIFLKKHNKIGIIYNEYKISYEEIIKYSKSFGERLNIKKEDKVMIFMENRPELIYSFFGIWDKEGTCVTIDSSFTGEELEYYISDCSPKYIFTSKKKLKEVEKALFLSKKNTKILIVEDIPMDYSGTDLKVELNDINMVAIMLYTSGTTGKPKGVMLTLDNLLVNIEGLREYKMYISEDKILGLLPMHHILPLLGSGILPLVEGATLVFLKEVSSQAMLEALKEYKITVIVGVPKLWEVLHKKIMDKINSKKLTRGIFKIAEKISNKNIRKKIFKKVHMELGGNIRFLVSGGSKLDAKVTGDFITLGIDICEGYGLTETAPMISFTPTGKIVPGSAGVILSGITVKILEDNEIVVKGRNVMKGYYNKPEETALAIDKEGWFHTGDLGEVRGKQLYVTGRKKEMIVLSNGKNINPIEIEREIMSQSQLIKEIAIMDYEGKLTALIHPDFYKLHENEVTNIVETFKLGIIEKYNKIAPKYRKILDIKISKEEFPKTKIGKVRRFMLKDLITKKEEKITNLEEPTFEEYLKISNYIKNLKNKKVTPCAHFELDLGMDSLDIVEFVSYIEANFGVIIDEKIFTEHCTVEGLSKYVAKHSNEILDVELNWGDRLNNLPLEELPKSNKIGKIFKYILKAFFTFYIKLNKEGLDKLEKDKSVIFSGNHQSFLDAFILNQALPNKVLDKTYYFAKLKHFEKKYMKVIGENSNVILVDINKNLIGSMQMLAKALKNGKNIVIFPEGTRTNDGKLNKFKKFFAILSMELNIPIQPFVIDGAYELYPRNVKYPKSGEVKIKFLEKVYPQMEATYDELSDKIQKIIQNELEKK
- a CDS encoding CoA pyrophosphatase, with product MLNKIIIEKFFNNEESENIIIGSERNVNSSVLVLFCEVNGEINILFEKRAKEISQGGEISFPGGVKDKKDKVSMETALRETFEEIGIKSHRITKRRKYGTLVIPTGVIVQVNIGFIKDFSLNELNINRDEVEKVFLVPLSYFLKNKPIIKELMVENVPSFNRDGKNINFPAKELGLPIMYCKPWGKARRIFLYPYDGEMIWGITGEIIDSICKNIKTIIEL
- a CDS encoding DUF1015 domain-containing protein, giving the protein MKNVGFYKTNILLPKENLEKWSTLACDQFTSNIKYWDDVSKITKDYNSAYNIIFPEVYLEKIDFDNKVREIHSKMKEYLDNNIFDEYKESMFYVERTLIDGSIRKGIIGALDLEEYDFNAGSDSLIRATEGTVVNRLPPRVKIRERACIDIPHILVLIDDEKKEIIEYFSNKKETLKKLYSFNLMKKGGHIEGYLLGEKEIKLIENRLSKLVDKKYFQEKYKMKDISPFLFATGDGNHSLAAAKSCYEKLKEKLGEEAAKKSSVRFPLVELNNLHDDSLKFQAIHRLVFNIDQDHFLNKLEEYCNENKTSAFSSQSIVVVKDSKKKKMEIKNPIHNLTVGSIQIFLDEYLEKFGGSLDYIHGEKETIELSKNGKVGIILDTIKKSDLFKTIILKGVLPRKSFSMGEASKKRYYLECREIK
- a CDS encoding lysine exporter LysO family protein, with product MLGIIISIISGGLLGYFFQNDYLTKNSDSLVSGGLCLLLLFVGMDIGNNQSLFSKLSKFGKKIWLLPIGTIIGSFIGGYIASYITSVHLGEGIAISMGLGWYSLSAIELSKISAELGSLAFLTNVIREVLAILTIPLVAKYIGHLESVSVAGATSMDTLLPIINKSTSPDIAVIAFFSGITLSTAVPFLVTAAIAFFHLA
- a CDS encoding sodium/glutamate symporter, translated to MLSVKVDMFQTVGFTVLLIWIGNYLRGRFGTLKKYCIPASVVGGLLFAVIALILHNTGIIQFSFDKGVINKFFYCIFFAAAGAAVGLKLLKKGGKLIVIFTILVAILEILQNFLAIGVGRLFNIDPLIALMTGSTPMTGGHGNAAAFAPVAEAMGATGAMEVALAAATFGLVAGCIVGGPLGKRLVEKYDLKGKFSSEEIEEMEKESKLKTLVDPKRSMLAVSLMFLAIGIGSVFFNLFKAAVPGVKLPIHVMCMVGGLLVRNFYEKIYGESPDVFQSVDIIGEISLAMFITMSIMTMKLWQLAGLAIPMVVMLICQVILAYLFVTQLTFRFLGKNYDAAVMAVGHNGFGLGATPVAMATMKTVCDEFGYSKLAFFIVPLLGGLICNLTNAVIITSFLNFYR